In Phormidium yuhuli AB48, one genomic interval encodes:
- a CDS encoding Eco57I restriction-modification methylase domain-containing protein: MAGLFTPNLTETCHLLDAGAGVGYLSAAFLNHAHRLDLNRIELDAFEIDPSLHSQLTKTLVSYQTSLNFKVKLYPQDFIHAASDWLSGNLFAQPLPRYHYAILNPPYQKIHSHSPHRKALRQVGIETVNLYSAFIALSLLLLADRGQLVAIAPRSFCNGPYYRPFRKLLLEQAAIRQIHLFESRRQVFKNDNVLQENMILHLERGLQQGDVTISTSTDNTFHDLSQQDYPFHHIVSPSDPECFIHIPTSQESRPNSLSSKFRYSLADLGIQVSTGPVVDFRLKPHLRQMPDSETVPLIYPLHIQDGQINWPQPQSKKANAIALNIDTQKWLYSKGFYCVVRRFSSKEEKRRIIAGLVKPSCCQDSQFIGFENHLNVFHINKQGLPPVLARGLMILLNSTLIDQQFRQFSGHTQVNVTDLKQMRYPSLEVIGDLGHWSEEGDPLTQEAIDNKLTTLLQ, from the coding sequence ATGGCGGGACTATTCACCCCAAATTTAACGGAAACCTGTCATTTACTTGATGCTGGGGCCGGCGTGGGATATCTCTCGGCGGCGTTCCTCAATCATGCTCATAGGTTAGATTTAAACAGAATTGAACTGGATGCGTTTGAGATTGATCCGTCATTACATTCCCAGCTCACTAAAACTCTGGTTTCCTATCAAACATCCCTGAATTTTAAGGTAAAACTCTATCCCCAGGACTTTATCCACGCTGCCAGCGATTGGCTGTCTGGGAATTTGTTTGCTCAACCCTTACCCCGCTATCACTACGCTATTCTCAACCCTCCTTATCAAAAAATTCATAGTCATTCCCCCCACCGGAAGGCTTTGCGGCAAGTGGGAATTGAAACAGTCAACCTCTATTCTGCCTTTATCGCCCTATCTTTATTACTATTAGCGGATCGCGGACAACTGGTGGCGATCGCCCCTCGCAGTTTTTGCAATGGCCCTTACTATCGACCGTTTCGTAAACTTTTACTTGAACAGGCAGCTATCCGCCAGATTCATTTATTTGAATCCCGTCGCCAGGTCTTTAAAAACGATAATGTCTTACAAGAAAACATGATCCTACACCTTGAGCGGGGACTTCAGCAAGGAGATGTTACGATTTCCACCTCAACGGATAATACATTTCATGACCTGAGTCAGCAGGACTATCCCTTTCATCACATTGTCTCCCCCTCAGATCCAGAATGCTTTATTCATATTCCAACATCCCAAGAGAGTCGCCCTAATTCCCTAAGCTCAAAATTCCGTTACTCTCTTGCGGATCTGGGTATTCAGGTCTCAACGGGTCCGGTGGTAGATTTTCGTCTAAAACCGCACTTACGCCAGATGCCAGATTCAGAAACAGTTCCGCTCATCTACCCGCTTCACATTCAAGATGGTCAGATAAACTGGCCTCAACCTCAGAGTAAAAAAGCCAATGCGATCGCCCTCAATATAGATACTCAAAAATGGCTTTATTCCAAGGGTTTTTATTGTGTTGTACGTCGATTTTCATCAAAAGAAGAAAAACGGCGTATTATCGCTGGTTTAGTTAAACCCAGTTGCTGCCAAGACTCACAATTTATAGGTTTTGAAAATCACTTAAATGTATTTCATATAAATAAACAGGGATTGCCTCCAGTCCTAGCTCGTGGCTTAATGATTCTCCTCAATAGTACCCTAATCGACCAACAATTTAGGCAATTTAGCGGGCATACACAGGTAAATGTCACAGACTTAAAGCAGATGCGCTATCCCAGTTTAGAGGTTATCGGGGATTTAGGTCATTGGTCTGAGGAAGGTGACCCACTCACTCAAGAGGCAATTGATAACAAACTGACCACATTATTACAATGA
- a CDS encoding BsuBI/PstI family type II restriction endonuclease: MSQIEESLKAARQILKSLGLPKQQQNKRSALCLLALLNLHPGQPWSEAECPLMGITPIITWIRENYGQDYAPNTRETIRRQTLHQFRDAGIVLYNPDQPDRPVNSPKAVYQIEPNLLGLLQTFDTPKWDKNLKRYLGDRETLISRYNKDRQQHQIPVEVASGETITLSSGDHSQLIRAIIEEFAPRFAPGSILIYVGDTGNKWRYFNQALLTQLGVTIDIHGKMPDVVLHYRQKNWLLLVESVTSHGPVDGKRHDELAKLCSRSTAGLVYVTAFPNRGVMSRYLGEIAWETEVWVADSPSHLIHFDGERFLGPYCDRPR; encoded by the coding sequence ATGAGCCAAATAGAGGAATCGTTGAAAGCCGCACGCCAGATTCTCAAAAGTCTCGGCTTGCCAAAACAACAACAGAATAAGCGTTCTGCCCTCTGCTTATTAGCGTTACTCAATCTTCATCCGGGACAACCTTGGTCTGAGGCAGAATGTCCTTTGATGGGCATTACGCCAATCATCACTTGGATACGGGAGAACTATGGTCAAGACTATGCCCCCAACACCCGTGAGACAATTCGCCGTCAGACCCTGCACCAGTTTCGTGATGCTGGTATTGTCCTTTATAATCCAGACCAACCGGATCGCCCGGTGAATAGCCCCAAAGCTGTTTATCAGATCGAACCCAATCTCTTGGGACTATTACAGACCTTTGATACGCCAAAGTGGGACAAAAACCTGAAGAGGTATTTGGGCGATCGTGAGACCTTAATCAGTCGCTATAACAAAGACCGCCAGCAGCATCAAATTCCGGTTGAAGTTGCCTCCGGTGAAACCATCACCCTCAGTTCAGGAGACCATAGCCAGCTCATTCGAGCCATTATTGAAGAGTTTGCCCCCCGGTTCGCCCCGGGAAGTATTCTCATTTATGTTGGTGATACGGGTAATAAGTGGCGATATTTCAATCAAGCACTCCTAACCCAACTAGGAGTAACAATTGATATCCATGGCAAAATGCCAGATGTGGTTTTGCACTACAGGCAAAAAAACTGGCTACTACTGGTTGAATCTGTTACCAGCCATGGTCCCGTCGATGGGAAGCGACATGATGAGTTAGCCAAGTTATGTAGCCGGTCGACAGCCGGATTAGTCTATGTGACGGCATTTCCCAACCGAGGGGTGATGTCTCGTTATCTAGGGGAGATTGCCTGGGAAACAGAAGTCTGGGTTGCTGATTCGCCCTCTCACTTAATCCACTTTGATGGTGAACGATTTTTGGGTCCCTACTGCGATCGCCCTCGTTGA
- a CDS encoding DUF433 domain-containing protein — translation MNSTLALNLNQPQHLPNYSIPQAAHYLRIPEATVRTWVKGRQYPTKDGNKTFQPLIEPPQVRPQRLSFINLLEIHILRALRTQHKIDLGSVRTALDYLQSQFDQPHPLASNRFLTDGINLFIERCGHLLNVSQNGQLALRAALDLHLDRIEWNDRGLALRLYPFTRTREEQSPKILAFDPRIAFGRLAIAHIGVPTDVVVDRYRAGETTQELAADYNCDLASIEEAIRCELPAVA, via the coding sequence ATGAACTCAACCTTAGCCTTGAACCTAAATCAGCCCCAACACCTTCCCAACTATAGTATCCCTCAAGCCGCTCACTACCTCAGGATTCCCGAAGCCACCGTTCGCACCTGGGTTAAAGGGAGACAATATCCAACCAAAGACGGCAACAAAACCTTTCAACCTCTCATCGAGCCTCCCCAAGTTCGCCCTCAACGCCTCAGCTTCATCAACTTATTAGAAATTCATATCCTCCGTGCTTTGCGAACTCAACATAAGATTGACTTAGGGAGCGTCCGCACTGCCCTTGACTACCTACAAAGCCAATTTGACCAACCCCATCCTCTTGCCAGCAATCGCTTTCTCACAGATGGGATAAACTTATTTATTGAGCGCTGTGGTCACCTCCTCAACGTTAGTCAAAACGGACAACTAGCCCTGCGAGCTGCCTTAGACTTACATCTCGATCGCATCGAATGGAACGATCGCGGTTTAGCGTTACGACTTTACCCCTTTACCCGAACGCGGGAAGAGCAAAGCCCCAAAATTCTCGCCTTCGATCCGCGAATTGCCTTTGGTCGCCTGGCGATCGCCCACATTGGGGTTCCCACGGATGTTGTGGTTGATCGCTACCGGGCGGGAGAAACCACGCAAGAGTTGGCAGCGGATTACAACTGCGATCTAGCTTCGATTGAAGAGGCCATTCGTTGCGAACTTCCCGCCGTAGCATGA
- a CDS encoding PIN-like domain-containing protein, translated as MMGKPPIEPIVFYIDRCLGRKLGQTLQEQGLTIALHDDHFTQNALDVDWLPEVGQRGWVVLTKDARRGAFGVGCKTDLLFNYEPPG; from the coding sequence ATGATGGGTAAGCCTCCCATCGAGCCAATTGTCTTCTATATTGACCGATGTCTCGGTCGCAAACTAGGGCAAACACTACAAGAACAAGGGCTAACCATTGCACTCCATGATGACCATTTCACCCAAAATGCCCTTGATGTGGACTGGTTGCCAGAAGTGGGACAACGAGGGTGGGTTGTCCTGACAAAAGATGCTCGAAGGGGCGCTTTTGGCGTTGGTTGCAAAACTGATTTACTGTTTAACTATGAACCTCCAGGTTGA
- the aroA gene encoding 3-phosphoshikimate 1-carboxyvinyltransferase, producing the protein MSSPIVTVKTDQERQDLVIIPPTSGVGLSGKINVPGDKSISHRALMLGAIAEGETTIQGLLLGEDPQSTAACFRQMGADISELSDETVCVRGLGIGNLQEPNDVLNAGNSGTTLRLMLGLLASQPGRFFTVTGDKSLRSRPMSRVVTPLSQMGARIWGRDAGQLAPLAISGSHLKPTHYQSPVASAQVKSCLLLAGLSIHGETTVTEPALSRDHSERMLRAFGAEIEVDPSCHRVTVTGPATLKGQPVIVPGDISSAAFWLVAAAIIPGSDLLLENVGVNPTRTGILDALHQMEADVTLEHQREVAGEPVADIRVRSSQLKACEIGGALIPRLIDEVPILAVAATMAQGTTVIRDAQELRVKESDRLLAMAQELGKLGANVRERPDGLEITGGVPLQGADLDSYDDHRVAMSLAIAALLANGPSHLYNAQAASISYPNFIHTLKTALNDG; encoded by the coding sequence ATGTCTTCCCCCATCGTAACAGTCAAAACCGATCAAGAACGTCAAGATTTAGTTATCATTCCCCCAACATCCGGGGTCGGCCTATCGGGAAAAATTAATGTCCCTGGAGATAAATCCATCTCCCACCGAGCCTTGATGTTGGGGGCGATCGCCGAAGGGGAAACAACCATTCAGGGCCTACTCCTCGGAGAAGACCCCCAAAGTACCGCCGCCTGTTTTCGTCAGATGGGGGCAGATATCTCTGAACTTTCTGACGAAACCGTTTGCGTGCGCGGCTTGGGGATTGGCAATCTGCAAGAACCCAACGATGTCCTCAATGCTGGCAACTCAGGAACGACCCTGCGCCTGATGTTGGGATTGTTAGCCTCCCAGCCGGGACGCTTTTTTACCGTCACCGGGGATAAGTCCCTGCGATCGCGCCCCATGTCGCGCGTTGTCACCCCCCTGAGCCAAATGGGGGCGAGGATTTGGGGTCGAGATGCAGGACAACTGGCTCCCCTAGCCATTTCCGGTTCTCACCTCAAACCGACCCATTACCAGTCCCCCGTGGCCTCGGCCCAGGTCAAATCCTGCCTTCTCCTAGCCGGCCTCAGTATCCACGGGGAAACCACCGTCACCGAACCGGCCCTATCCCGAGATCACAGTGAACGGATGTTGCGGGCCTTTGGGGCCGAGATTGAGGTTGACCCCAGTTGTCATCGTGTCACCGTAACCGGCCCGGCCACGCTCAAAGGACAACCGGTGATCGTTCCCGGTGATATCAGTTCCGCCGCCTTTTGGTTAGTCGCGGCCGCCATTATCCCCGGTTCCGACCTACTCCTAGAAAACGTCGGGGTCAATCCCACCCGAACTGGGATTTTAGACGCCCTACACCAGATGGAGGCGGATGTCACTCTAGAACATCAACGGGAAGTTGCCGGAGAACCAGTGGCTGATATCCGCGTCCGCAGTTCTCAACTCAAAGCCTGTGAGATTGGCGGGGCCTTGATTCCCCGGCTCATTGATGAAGTGCCCATTCTGGCTGTCGCGGCGACCATGGCTCAGGGAACCACTGTGATTCGCGATGCTCAGGAGTTACGGGTTAAGGAAAGCGATCGCCTCCTGGCCATGGCCCAAGAACTCGGGAAACTCGGGGCCAACGTCCGCGAACGTCCCGATGGTTTGGAGATTACCGGCGGAGTTCCACTCCAGGGAGCTGATTTAGACAGCTACGATGACCACCGCGTGGCCATGAGTTTAGCGATCGCCGCCCTCCTGGCTAACGGGCCCAGTCATCTCTACAACGCCCAAGCCGCCTCAATTTCCTACCCTAATTTCATCCATACCCTGAAAACCGCCCTGAATGACGGATGA
- a CDS encoding (2Fe-2S) ferredoxin domain-containing protein, with product MSSCKRPFHLVGRVLSLSRKSKGQIKALYLLNEEGTHRIKLSSSLRSQPWDLEPGIWIAVQGTEKYKAKDNTIKRKAQQIQAHPGLRQLSKPGQGAPCPALEIQGPQSLENPPDPKAIKAPAGKILVCQKSKCRKRGGADLCKLLKQKLDEQGLGDSIQVQATGCLKRCKSAPNLVVLPQKARYSDIKPKEIPALLDQHFG from the coding sequence ATGAGTTCCTGTAAACGCCCCTTCCATCTCGTTGGACGAGTCCTGAGTCTCAGCCGCAAGAGTAAGGGCCAAATCAAAGCCTTGTACCTTCTCAATGAAGAGGGAACCCACCGAATCAAACTCAGTTCCTCCCTGCGATCGCAACCCTGGGACCTAGAACCGGGAATCTGGATTGCGGTGCAAGGAACCGAAAAATACAAAGCCAAAGACAACACCATTAAGCGCAAAGCCCAACAAATCCAGGCTCATCCCGGATTGCGACAACTGAGCAAACCCGGTCAAGGAGCCCCCTGTCCCGCCCTAGAGATACAAGGGCCCCAGTCCTTGGAGAACCCACCGGACCCCAAGGCCATCAAAGCGCCCGCCGGCAAAATTCTCGTCTGTCAAAAATCCAAATGTCGTAAACGGGGGGGCGCCGACCTCTGTAAACTCCTGAAACAGAAGCTCGACGAACAAGGACTCGGCGATTCCATCCAAGTCCAGGCCACCGGCTGTCTTAAACGCTGCAAATCTGCACCGAACCTGGTGGTATTACCCCAAAAAGCTCGGTACAGTGACATCAAACCCAAGGAAATCCCGGCTTTGCTAGACCAGCATTTCGGTTAA
- a CDS encoding AAA family ATPase, whose translation MNKNPEQPFAAGLNSMRLISIKIKNYRVFENIEIKNIPGFCVIIGANGTGKSTLFDIFGFLRDALKNNIRQALQIRGGFNEVVTRGKQNEDIEIELKFRMKILSAERLVTYVLIVGQEKQRPIIKREILRYKRGEYGSPFHFLDFQNGRGYAIKNEEDFKSDGELEREEQQLESADILAIKGLGQFQRFKAANAFRSLIENWHVSDFHISDARGSKDALYAEHLSPTGDNMAVVAQYIYQQHPEVFREILKRMRSRVPGVSKVEAKNTEDGRLILKFQDQAFKDPFIDRYVSDGTMKMFAYLILLFDPKPHPLLCVEEPENQLYPSLLRELAEEFASYAHRGGQVFVSTHSPYFLNAVPLDSIFWLIKDQGITKIQKATDSETLRNLVDAGDLPGYLWNQGWFEGVAP comes from the coding sequence TTGAACAAGAATCCAGAACAACCTTTTGCCGCAGGCTTAAACTCTATGAGACTTATCTCTATTAAAATTAAAAACTATCGCGTTTTTGAAAATATAGAAATAAAAAATATTCCAGGTTTTTGCGTTATTATAGGAGCTAACGGAACGGGTAAATCAACTCTTTTCGATATTTTTGGATTTCTTCGTGATGCCCTTAAAAATAACATTCGTCAAGCTCTTCAAATTAGAGGCGGCTTTAATGAAGTTGTTACCCGAGGTAAGCAAAATGAAGACATCGAGATTGAATTGAAATTTCGCATGAAAATTCTTAGCGCAGAACGTCTAGTCACTTATGTGCTGATTGTCGGACAAGAAAAACAAAGACCCATCATCAAGCGAGAAATATTACGCTATAAACGGGGTGAGTATGGTTCTCCTTTTCATTTTCTTGACTTTCAAAATGGCAGAGGATATGCGATTAAAAACGAGGAAGACTTTAAAAGCGATGGAGAACTTGAGCGAGAAGAACAACAATTAGAATCCGCCGATATTTTAGCCATTAAAGGATTAGGGCAATTTCAACGGTTTAAAGCGGCTAATGCGTTTCGTTCATTGATAGAAAATTGGCATGTTTCTGATTTTCATATCAGCGATGCTAGAGGGAGTAAAGATGCACTCTATGCTGAACACCTTTCCCCCACAGGCGACAACATGGCAGTCGTTGCCCAATATATTTACCAACAACACCCTGAAGTTTTCCGGGAAATTTTGAAGCGTATGCGGTCACGAGTTCCCGGCGTATCAAAAGTCGAAGCCAAGAACACCGAAGATGGCAGACTGATCCTGAAATTTCAAGACCAAGCTTTTAAAGATCCGTTCATTGATCGCTATGTATCCGATGGTACTATGAAAATGTTTGCCTATTTAATTTTGCTATTTGACCCCAAACCCCACCCCTTATTATGTGTTGAGGAACCAGAAAACCAACTCTATCCCAGCCTGTTACGAGAACTTGCCGAAGAATTTGCGAGTTATGCCCATCGGGGCGGACAAGTCTTTGTTTCCACCCATTCCCCCTATTTTCTGAATGCCGTTCCCCTAGACAGCATTTTTTGGCTCATCAAAGACCAAGGTATCACCAAAATCCAGAAAGCTACTGATAGCGAAACGTTGAGAAATCTTGTAGACGCAGGAGATCTCCCAGGTTATCTCTGGAACCAAGGCTGGTTTGAAGGAGTTGCCCCCTAA
- a CDS encoding 4Fe-4S single cluster domain-containing protein, whose protein sequence is MTLPQPPNQSIPPGFLNIMGYVDESEVNGPGKRAVIWVQGCLRECPGCFNPSSWSFEANQLISIDELVERVTGNALNEGVTFSGGEPFWQAPALAELARRLKAQGFTVMSFSGFTLEELRSPKAPPGASALLEQLDLLVDGPYLENQAIHNPTSLVSSRNQRVRVFNPDLESRLDWASDQMEIHILKDGTRIITGFRGQQGIGEAYSS, encoded by the coding sequence ATGACTTTACCCCAACCCCCAAACCAATCCATCCCCCCCGGCTTTCTCAACATTATGGGCTATGTGGATGAATCTGAAGTCAATGGTCCCGGGAAACGGGCCGTTATTTGGGTGCAAGGCTGTTTGCGGGAATGTCCAGGCTGTTTTAACCCCAGTTCTTGGTCCTTTGAAGCGAATCAACTGATCTCTATCGACGAATTAGTCGAACGAGTCACGGGTAATGCTTTAAACGAAGGGGTCACCTTTTCTGGGGGAGAACCCTTTTGGCAAGCTCCCGCCTTAGCTGAGTTGGCGCGACGGCTGAAAGCTCAAGGGTTCACCGTGATGTCCTTTAGTGGCTTTACCCTAGAAGAATTGCGATCGCCCAAGGCCCCTCCAGGAGCCTCCGCCCTCCTAGAGCAGTTAGACTTACTCGTCGATGGCCCCTACCTAGAGAACCAAGCCATCCATAACCCCACCTCTCTCGTCTCCTCCCGCAACCAACGAGTGCGAGTCTTCAACCCCGACTTAGAATCCCGTCTCGACTGGGCCAGCGATCAGATGGAAATCCATATTCTCAAAGATGGAACCCGGATTATCACCGGATTTCGGGGACAGCAGGGCATCGGCGAGGCGTACAGCTCCTAA
- a CDS encoding TetR/AcrR family transcriptional regulator, with translation MKTMLHPTRTPEAETRTRILASARRLFAHQGFEGTTTRALARAAGVAEGTLFRHFDNKKAILVEVATQGWVELLTDLLTELSEMGSYKSVSQVIQRRLFHLRENADLMQVCFLEAQFHPELRDRIQEDAIAKMMDVAEAFVETGIERGIYRPMNPRLVAKVFLGIFAISGFSYQTLMEGNPSPEAMKEIADGLADIFLNGVLVKGA, from the coding sequence ATGAAGACAATGCTTCACCCGACCCGCACTCCGGAGGCGGAAACCCGCACGCGAATTTTAGCATCGGCTCGTCGGTTGTTTGCCCATCAAGGCTTTGAGGGCACAACCACTCGTGCGTTAGCTCGGGCCGCTGGGGTGGCAGAAGGAACCCTCTTCCGACATTTTGACAACAAAAAGGCCATTTTGGTGGAAGTGGCTACTCAGGGCTGGGTGGAACTGCTGACGGATTTGCTGACGGAACTGAGTGAGATGGGGAGTTACAAGTCCGTCTCTCAGGTGATTCAGCGTCGGTTGTTCCATCTCCGGGAGAATGCTGATTTGATGCAGGTTTGCTTTCTCGAGGCCCAGTTTCACCCGGAATTGCGCGATCGCATTCAAGAGGATGCGATCGCCAAAATGATGGATGTGGCGGAAGCCTTTGTGGAAACGGGCATTGAGCGCGGGATTTATCGCCCCATGAACCCCCGCTTGGTGGCTAAGGTCTTTCTGGGCATTTTTGCCATCTCCGGCTTTAGCTATCAAACCCTGATGGAAGGGAATCCCTCTCCAGAAGCCATGAAAGAGATCGCCGATGGCTTGGCGGATATCTTCCTCAATGGGGTACTGGTGAAGGGTGCTTAG
- a CDS encoding M16 family metallopeptidase, with protein MPRASWADSITPYLDRTEAQIQEFTLDNGMKFIVLERHEAPIISFMTYADAGGANEPPGKTGVAHFLEHLAFKGTPRIGTTNYEAEAPLLEQLNDLHEQIRQAQADGDEARVKELQENFRAVQQQASEYVVQNEFGQIVEQYGGVGLNATTSADATRYFYSFPANKLELWMSLESERFLEPVFREFYEEQDVILEERRLGTDNSAIGSLVEEFLLTAFSVHPYRQPVIGHEADIRNLTPKDTWEFYETYYVPNNLTVAIVGDVKLSQVQDLAQTYFGRYEAGPTPPEVQDVEPPQEETRDVEVRFPSQPLYLEGYHRPARTDADNAAYELLVALLSDGRTSRLYQSLVEQEQVALNAQGLNGFPGDKFPNLLLFYAVTAPNHSLDEVQTLLRQELDQMRQQTVSRDDLERVKTQAKARLLRSLNSNSGMASLLAEYQAKTGDWHNLFREIQAIDAVTANDIRRLAQETFTPENRTIGKLLPS; from the coding sequence ATGCCCCGGGCCAGTTGGGCCGATTCCATTACCCCTTATCTTGATCGCACCGAAGCCCAAATCCAGGAATTCACCCTAGACAATGGCATGAAATTCATTGTCTTAGAACGTCATGAAGCCCCCATCATCTCCTTCATGACCTATGCTGATGCTGGGGGAGCCAACGAACCCCCAGGAAAAACAGGCGTCGCGCACTTCCTGGAACATTTAGCCTTCAAAGGAACCCCCCGCATCGGCACCACCAACTATGAGGCGGAAGCCCCCCTCCTCGAACAACTCAACGACCTCCATGAGCAGATTCGCCAGGCCCAAGCTGACGGTGACGAGGCCCGAGTCAAGGAACTGCAAGAGAACTTCCGAGCTGTCCAACAGCAGGCCTCAGAGTACGTCGTTCAAAATGAATTTGGTCAAATCGTCGAGCAATATGGCGGCGTCGGCCTCAACGCCACCACCTCCGCCGATGCCACTCGTTACTTCTATAGCTTCCCCGCCAACAAACTCGAACTCTGGATGTCCCTAGAATCCGAACGCTTCCTAGAACCGGTGTTTCGAGAATTCTATGAAGAACAAGACGTCATCCTCGAAGAACGTCGCCTGGGAACTGACAATTCCGCCATCGGCAGTCTCGTCGAAGAATTTCTCCTCACCGCCTTCTCCGTCCATCCCTATCGCCAACCGGTGATTGGCCATGAAGCCGATATCCGCAACCTCACTCCCAAAGACACCTGGGAGTTCTACGAAACCTACTACGTTCCCAACAACCTCACCGTAGCGATTGTTGGAGATGTGAAACTCTCCCAAGTTCAGGACTTAGCCCAAACCTATTTTGGTCGCTACGAAGCGGGCCCCACCCCCCCAGAGGTGCAGGACGTGGAACCCCCTCAGGAGGAGACGCGGGACGTGGAAGTCCGTTTTCCCAGTCAACCCCTATATCTCGAAGGTTATCATCGTCCCGCCCGCACCGATGCTGACAACGCCGCCTATGAGTTGCTGGTGGCCCTCCTGAGCGATGGCCGCACCTCCCGACTCTATCAATCTCTGGTAGAACAAGAACAGGTCGCCCTCAATGCTCAAGGTCTCAATGGCTTTCCCGGTGATAAATTCCCCAATCTCCTCCTGTTCTATGCCGTAACCGCTCCCAACCATAGCTTAGACGAGGTACAAACCCTGTTACGTCAGGAGCTAGACCAGATGAGACAACAGACGGTCTCCCGTGATGACTTAGAGCGAGTGAAAACCCAAGCCAAAGCCCGTTTGTTGCGATCGCTCAACTCCAACTCAGGGATGGCCAGTCTCCTGGCTGAATACCAAGCCAAAACCGGCGACTGGCATAACCTATTCCGGGAAATCCAAGCCATCGACGCTGTCACTGCCAATGATATCCGGCGCCTGGCCCAAGAGACCTTCACCCCCGAGAATCGTACGATCGGTAAATTGCTCCCCTCCTAG